In the genome of Mesorhizobium sp. NBSH29, the window CCTTCTGGAAGCGCAGGTTAAACTGCTCTTTCTTCAGGCTGCCCAGATCGTCGGTCAGCTGGTCGGGGGTCTTAGCCCTTACGTCCGAGGCTTTCATCTCTCGACCTTCCTTATTCTGCGATGCGCTGGATGAAGCGCGTCTTCACCGAGAGCTTCGCAGCACCGAGACGCAGCGCTTCACGCGCCGTCTCTTCGGACACTCCGTCGATCTCAAACATGACCCGGCCTGGCTTGACCCGGGCCGCCCAATAATCCACCGCGCCTTTACCCTTGCCCATACGGACTTCGGTAGGCTTGGAGGTAACCGGCAAATCCGGGAAAATCCGAATCCACACGCGGCCCTGGCGCTTCATTTCACGCGTGATTGCACGGCGGGCCGCTTCAATCTCACGTGCAGTGACGCGGTTCGGTTCCGTCGCCTTCAGTCCAAAGCCACCGAAATCCAGGTTGGTGCCGCCTTTGGCAGCGCCGTGGATACGGCCCTTGAAC includes:
- the rplP gene encoding 50S ribosomal protein L16; its protein translation is MLQPKRTRFRKQFKGRIHGAAKGGTNLDFGGFGLKATEPNRVTAREIEAARRAITREMKRQGRVWIRIFPDLPVTSKPTEVRMGKGKGAVDYWAARVKPGRVMFEIDGVSEETAREALRLGAAKLSVKTRFIQRIAE